A part of Hydrogenobacter sp. T-8 genomic DNA contains:
- the truA gene encoding tRNA pseudouridine(38-40) synthase TruA, which produces MPNYVLLLSFVGTNFHGWQVQPNLRTVQGVLKEVLEKIFQHPIKLTGCCRTDAGVHAIEYVANFPAERVFDTETLLKALNSLLPEDIGIKRVWIQEGFNARYHVKGKVYLYRILNTHARDPFLEPFCWRIPYKLDFERMVSTVGLFQGLHDFSAFSKLEEEKETRIHIQEVSLIRNGDLIEFRIKARNFLRYMVRRIVGSLVYVGLGKLEPKDIEEFLSGKGKCPYTAKAKGLTLEKVLL; this is translated from the coding sequence ATGCCCAACTATGTTCTGCTCCTTTCCTTTGTAGGGACAAACTTTCATGGATGGCAGGTTCAACCTAACTTGAGGACTGTCCAAGGAGTGTTAAAAGAAGTCTTGGAGAAGATATTCCAGCACCCAATCAAACTAACAGGCTGTTGTAGGACCGACGCTGGCGTGCATGCCATAGAGTATGTGGCTAATTTTCCAGCGGAGAGGGTTTTTGACACGGAAACCCTTCTAAAGGCTTTAAATTCACTACTACCGGAGGACATAGGCATAAAAAGGGTATGGATACAGGAGGGCTTTAATGCTCGTTATCATGTAAAGGGTAAGGTTTACCTGTATAGAATTCTAAACACGCATGCGAGAGACCCTTTTCTTGAACCCTTCTGCTGGAGAATTCCTTACAAACTTGACTTTGAAAGGATGGTGTCCACAGTTGGTCTCTTTCAAGGACTTCATGACTTTTCCGCCTTTTCTAAACTTGAAGAGGAAAAGGAAACTCGCATACACATTCAAGAAGTAAGTCTAATACGAAACGGAGACCTTATAGAGTTTAGGATAAAAGCGAGAAACTTTCTTAGGTATATGGTTAGAAGAATTGTGGGAAGTCTTGTCTATGTAGGACTCGGAAAACTTGAGCCAAAAGATATAGAAGAGTTCTTAAGTGGAAAGGGCAAGTGCCCTTACACCGCAAAGGCTAAGGGTCTCACCCTTGAGAAGGTTCTGCTTTAG
- a CDS encoding SCP2 sterol-binding domain-containing protein, whose protein sequence is MRKLYFLLLSFSGIALSAPVFMDGEYAKALCEAWNKTPQLSEQLGKSESWVAVPERKLFLYREDCGDAKQIQLTIKNEGGKAACVYGGPAKDKRGKDDFLMYAETKRWLEMGKKEYGPMKAMMLGRLKFEGPKGVAMKNMGPFEAFLDIVDNPPHDAGRCP, encoded by the coding sequence ATGAGAAAGCTCTATTTTTTACTGCTAAGTTTTAGCGGTATTGCACTGTCCGCACCTGTTTTTATGGACGGAGAGTATGCAAAGGCACTGTGTGAAGCGTGGAATAAAACGCCACAGCTTTCTGAGCAATTGGGAAAAAGTGAAAGCTGGGTCGCAGTTCCTGAAAGGAAGCTATTCCTTTATAGGGAAGACTGCGGGGATGCCAAGCAAATACAACTCACAATAAAAAATGAAGGAGGTAAGGCGGCTTGCGTTTACGGAGGACCTGCAAAGGATAAAAGGGGCAAGGACGACTTTCTTATGTATGCGGAAACCAAAAGATGGTTAGAGATGGGGAAAAAAGAGTATGGACCTATGAAGGCGATGATGTTGGGAAGGCTCAAGTTTGAAGGACCAAAGGGTGTTGCCATGAAAAACATGGGACCCTTTGAAGCCTTTCTTGATATTGTGGATAATCCACCACACGATGCAGGTAGGTGTCCCTAA
- the argB gene encoding acetylglutamate kinase, producing the protein MIEQYIEKAKTLQSALPYIREFYGKTFVIKYGGSAMTEESLRESFARDVVLLRYVGIRVVVVHGGGPQISQTLERFGVKPHFVGGMRRTDEDTIHIVEMVLSGDINKDIVALINMHSGQNIYAVGLSGRDGQLIRAKKLDKEKYFTELGLEVPEEDIGFVGEVESVNTELLHALMEKGYIPVIAPIGVGERGEAYNINADLVASEVAKALKAEKLIFLTDTEGVKDAQGKLIPTLNKDKVYELIQQGVIKGGMLPKIKSAIKALQSGVRKVHIIDGRVPHSILLEVFTQEGIGTEIVE; encoded by the coding sequence ATGATAGAGCAGTATATAGAAAAGGCTAAGACTCTGCAGTCCGCTCTCCCCTACATAAGGGAGTTTTATGGAAAGACCTTTGTGATAAAGTATGGTGGTTCCGCCATGACGGAAGAGAGCCTAAGAGAAAGTTTTGCGAGGGATGTGGTGCTTCTGAGGTATGTGGGTATAAGGGTTGTGGTGGTTCATGGGGGTGGTCCTCAGATAAGTCAGACCCTTGAGAGGTTTGGGGTAAAACCTCATTTTGTCGGCGGAATGAGAAGGACTGACGAAGATACCATTCATATAGTTGAAATGGTTTTATCCGGTGATATAAACAAGGACATAGTGGCGCTTATAAACATGCATAGCGGTCAGAATATATACGCGGTGGGTCTCTCTGGTAGGGATGGGCAACTTATAAGGGCTAAGAAATTGGATAAGGAAAAATACTTCACAGAGCTTGGTCTTGAAGTGCCAGAGGAAGATATAGGCTTTGTGGGTGAAGTGGAAAGTGTAAACACAGAGCTACTCCATGCACTTATGGAGAAGGGTTATATACCAGTTATAGCTCCTATAGGTGTAGGTGAAAGGGGAGAGGCTTACAACATAAATGCGGACTTGGTGGCTTCAGAGGTTGCAAAAGCACTCAAGGCGGAAAAGCTAATTTTTCTAACAGACACAGAAGGTGTAAAGGACGCTCAAGGGAAACTCATACCAACGCTTAACAAGGACAAAGTTTACGAACTCATACAGCAAGGTGTTATAAAGGGAGGCATGCTACCAAAGATAAAGAGTGCTATAAAGGCACTGCAATCTGGCGTTAGGAAAGTCCACATAATTGATGGTAGAGTCCCTCATTCCATACTTTTAGAGGTCTTCACTCAAGAAGGCATAGGGACGGAGATAGTGGAATAA
- the fabD gene encoding ACP S-malonyltransferase yields the protein MGKLAYVFPGQGSQYVGMGYDFYREFSESADVFHSAETALRYNLTDIIFKGPEEELNRTVNTQPAILTTSLAIYAAMKASGFPEPDFVAGHSLGEYTALAVAGGVELFEAVRLANLRGKYMQEAVPEGLGAMSAVLKLPPEKVEEACRLAQEYGVVEPANYNSPEQTVISGEKNAVEKAGEIAKQMGGKVIPLKVSVPSHCSLMKPAADAFRLKLAQTPIKNINIPIVQNYTAKAHTMAPEIRENLYRQIFSPVRWFQSVLYMVEQGVDTFVEIGPKNVLSKLIQQTVRNVRVFNVEKVEDLEKVFKAI from the coding sequence ATGGGAAAGTTAGCTTATGTTTTTCCGGGACAAGGTTCTCAATATGTGGGTATGGGGTATGACTTTTACAGGGAGTTTTCTGAGTCTGCAGATGTCTTTCATAGTGCGGAGACCGCCCTTAGATACAACCTTACAGATATCATCTTTAAAGGACCCGAGGAGGAACTAAACAGAACTGTAAACACCCAACCTGCCATACTTACCACAAGCCTTGCCATATACGCAGCTATGAAGGCAAGTGGTTTTCCAGAGCCAGACTTTGTGGCTGGACACTCGCTTGGAGAATATACCGCACTTGCGGTAGCGGGTGGTGTGGAGCTTTTTGAGGCAGTAAGGCTTGCAAACCTCAGGGGTAAATACATGCAGGAAGCAGTTCCAGAGGGCTTGGGTGCCATGTCTGCGGTTTTAAAGCTACCACCTGAGAAGGTAGAAGAAGCCTGCAGGCTTGCACAAGAGTACGGTGTGGTAGAACCCGCCAACTACAACTCTCCGGAGCAGACAGTGATATCTGGAGAGAAAAATGCGGTAGAGAAGGCAGGTGAAATTGCCAAACAGATGGGTGGTAAGGTAATACCTCTAAAGGTTTCTGTGCCTTCACATTGCTCCTTGATGAAGCCTGCAGCGGACGCCTTTAGGCTTAAGCTCGCACAAACTCCTATAAAGAACATAAACATACCAATAGTCCAAAACTATACCGCAAAGGCTCACACAATGGCACCTGAAATAAGAGAAAACCTATACAGGCAGATATTCTCACCAGTAAGGTGGTTTCAAAGCGTGCTTTATATGGTAGAGCAGGGGGTGGACACCTTTGTGGAAATAGGTCCTAAAAATGTTCTGTCTAAGCTAATTCAACAGACGGTGCGGAATGTAAGGGTTTTTAACGTGGAAAAGGTGGAGGATTTAGAGAAGGTTTTCAAGGCTATATGA
- a CDS encoding Lon protease family protein has product MAIKKLTKEDLTYGYAYTYSTKDVEPAELFPGQERVKSAFDLALSIESEGYNLYVSGPESIGRTIYTLKRLKESARLKKKPEDICYVNNFDNPLRPRYLLLPAGMGKALANDIDWAIDALKEELPKSFESKEYEEELTNIRKNIESKKEELAQKLVDEAQSHGLGVIFTPAGIKLLPLVGRRIVSEEELYANPRLQESYERNLSEFEERFRDFIRELRELDHTLSDQVLELRNRVASYVVDKVFSRFEGRYMEYEGVYEYISKLKIELAKNSDLFLSWHTSKGNLAFQKMLEKSFNAFRVNVLVDNSSREGAPVIFEEVPTFQNLFGRVFYSAEMGVLYADHMSISAGSLHKARGGYLVLRAIDLLRNPFLWDAFKKVLMHKKIHMPLHPLEDTLMPLVGISPEPLPAEFKVVLIGDPYLYYLLYNYDPEFGRLFKIKADFDPVVDIREDLVEAFPRIFRKIVEEEGLRHLSADALSELFRYGVELSGSRRKFNMVMGHLVDVVREAQSFAKEGEFIEGKHVREAIREKLFRSNLLEEKIRKAIGEGKLILRIEGEEIGQVNGLSVLDLGDYSFGKPSRITASVYVGERGIVNIEREVELSGPIHSKGVLILSGYLGRKYGREIPLHLSCTLTFEQSYDEVEGDSASMAELIAILSALSEVPIKQYIAITGSVDQLGNAQPVGGIKEKVEGFYRVCKMFGLKGVEGVIVPKRNYDNLLLDDEVLDAVERGEFHIYTVDTVDDAVEILTDMSAEKFHKLVMKKLREFFKRATQIGRKRGV; this is encoded by the coding sequence GTGGCGATAAAAAAGCTTACAAAGGAAGACCTAACCTACGGATACGCTTACACTTACTCCACAAAAGATGTGGAGCCTGCTGAGCTTTTTCCTGGGCAGGAAAGAGTAAAGTCCGCCTTTGACCTTGCACTAAGCATAGAATCCGAAGGTTATAACCTTTATGTCTCGGGTCCTGAAAGCATAGGAAGAACCATATACACTCTCAAGAGGCTCAAAGAATCCGCAAGGTTAAAAAAGAAGCCTGAGGACATATGCTATGTAAACAACTTTGATAATCCGCTTAGACCAAGGTATCTATTACTACCTGCGGGTATGGGTAAGGCATTGGCTAATGACATAGACTGGGCTATAGATGCTCTAAAGGAGGAACTTCCTAAGTCTTTTGAAAGCAAAGAGTATGAAGAGGAATTGACAAACATAAGAAAAAACATAGAGAGCAAAAAAGAAGAGTTAGCTCAAAAGCTTGTAGATGAAGCTCAGTCTCACGGTCTTGGTGTTATCTTCACTCCCGCAGGTATAAAGCTACTACCTCTTGTGGGTAGAAGGATAGTTTCTGAAGAGGAACTCTATGCTAATCCAAGACTTCAGGAAAGTTATGAAAGAAATCTTTCGGAGTTTGAAGAGAGGTTTAGAGACTTTATAAGAGAGTTGAGGGAATTGGATCACACCCTTTCAGACCAAGTGTTAGAACTCAGAAACAGGGTAGCCAGCTATGTGGTAGATAAGGTTTTTTCAAGGTTTGAAGGTAGATACATGGAGTATGAAGGTGTATATGAATACATAAGCAAGCTAAAGATTGAACTTGCGAAAAATTCAGACCTTTTCCTCTCCTGGCATACTTCAAAGGGAAACCTCGCTTTTCAGAAGATGTTGGAAAAGTCTTTTAATGCCTTTAGAGTAAATGTCCTTGTAGATAACTCGAGCCGTGAAGGGGCTCCTGTTATCTTTGAAGAGGTTCCTACCTTTCAGAACCTTTTTGGAAGAGTTTTTTATTCTGCGGAGATGGGTGTTCTCTATGCGGACCACATGAGTATATCCGCAGGAAGCCTTCACAAAGCAAGAGGTGGCTACCTTGTGCTGAGAGCTATTGACCTTCTAAGAAACCCCTTTCTTTGGGATGCCTTTAAAAAGGTGCTTATGCACAAAAAGATACACATGCCTCTCCATCCTTTAGAGGACACGCTAATGCCTCTTGTAGGCATAAGCCCAGAACCCTTACCTGCAGAATTTAAAGTGGTTCTTATAGGCGACCCTTATCTTTACTATTTACTTTATAACTATGACCCAGAGTTTGGAAGACTCTTTAAAATAAAGGCGGACTTTGACCCAGTGGTGGATATCAGAGAAGACCTTGTTGAAGCATTTCCAAGAATATTCAGGAAAATAGTGGAAGAGGAAGGTCTTAGACACCTTTCTGCGGATGCTCTTTCAGAGCTTTTCAGGTATGGAGTGGAACTCTCCGGCAGTAGAAGAAAGTTCAACATGGTTATGGGACATCTTGTGGATGTGGTAAGGGAGGCACAGTCTTTTGCAAAAGAAGGGGAATTTATAGAAGGAAAGCATGTGAGGGAGGCAATAAGGGAAAAACTTTTTAGGTCAAACCTACTTGAAGAAAAGATAAGGAAAGCTATAGGTGAGGGTAAGCTTATCCTCCGTATTGAAGGAGAGGAGATAGGACAGGTGAATGGGCTGAGCGTTCTTGACCTTGGAGATTACAGTTTTGGAAAGCCCAGTAGAATAACAGCCTCGGTCTATGTAGGGGAAAGGGGAATAGTAAACATAGAAAGGGAAGTAGAACTAAGCGGACCTATACATTCAAAGGGTGTGCTTATACTTAGCGGATACCTCGGTCGGAAATACGGAAGGGAAATACCGCTCCATCTTTCCTGCACTCTTACCTTTGAGCAGAGCTACGATGAAGTGGAGGGTGACAGTGCGTCCATGGCTGAGCTTATTGCCATACTCTCTGCCCTCTCTGAAGTTCCTATAAAGCAGTATATAGCCATAACAGGTTCTGTTGACCAGTTGGGAAACGCCCAGCCCGTTGGCGGTATAAAGGAGAAGGTTGAAGGCTTTTACAGGGTATGCAAGATGTTTGGGCTAAAGGGTGTTGAAGGAGTAATAGTCCCTAAAAGAAATTACGATAATCTCCTTCTTGACGATGAAGTTCTTGATGCTGTTGAAAGGGGAGAGTTTCACATATACACGGTGGATACTGTTGACGATGCTGTGGAAATACTAACGGATATGAGTGCGGAAAAGTTTCATAAACTCGTTATGAAAAAACTGAGAGAATTTTTCAAAAGAGCAACCCAGATAGGAAGGAAAAGAGGTGTATAA
- a CDS encoding MTH1187 family thiamine-binding protein, whose product MSVLVFVSMTPLGKGESVSEYVARVVDIVDRSGLSYVLTPMGTIIEGETWDEVMSVLKEGFEALKKDCPRISVTMKIDYREGKSGRIFSKVKSVEEKIGREIKKAT is encoded by the coding sequence ATGAGCGTGCTGGTCTTTGTAAGTATGACACCCTTGGGTAAAGGAGAAAGCGTCAGCGAGTATGTGGCAAGGGTTGTGGACATAGTAGACAGGTCTGGACTGTCCTATGTACTTACTCCTATGGGGACCATAATAGAGGGAGAAACATGGGATGAGGTCATGTCTGTTTTGAAAGAGGGCTTTGAAGCCCTAAAAAAAGACTGTCCTCGCATATCCGTAACTATGAAGATAGACTACAGGGAAGGAAAGTCTGGAAGAATTTTCAGCAAGGTAAAATCTGTAGAGGAAAAAATTGGAAGGGAAATAAAGAAGGCGACATAA
- a CDS encoding ABC transporter permease: protein MRLTFPLTIIGFFLFLALFADFLAPYPYYLQNRTAPFHPPTRIHLFKDGSLAFPYAHPYRMTDPLFKVYEEDKSVSCRLKFFRKTEYGYKLLSVEEPCHIYLLGTDKLGRDIFSRLVYGSRVSLTIGLVGVSITFLLGSLIGGVSGYFGGKVDTLIMRLVEVLLAIPTFYLMLSLRSVFPLTMESFQVFLMVIFILSFLGWAGLARVVRGMVLSIREKEFVQSAKTYGAGTLRILRVHILPNAYYYLIVSATLSFPGYILAEASLSFLGLGIQEPFPSWGNMLSDARNVNLVVAHPWILSPGIALFLLVIAFNLLGDNLLRSGKG, encoded by the coding sequence GTGAGGCTTACCTTTCCTCTAACCATAATAGGCTTTTTCCTCTTTCTTGCACTCTTTGCAGACTTTCTTGCACCCTATCCTTACTACCTCCAAAACAGAACCGCACCCTTCCATCCTCCCACAAGGATACACCTATTCAAAGATGGAAGTCTTGCCTTCCCTTACGCGCACCCCTACAGGATGACAGACCCCCTTTTTAAGGTATACGAAGAGGACAAAAGTGTTTCCTGCAGGCTCAAATTTTTCAGAAAAACAGAATACGGATACAAGCTCCTCTCTGTGGAAGAGCCATGCCATATATACCTCTTAGGTACGGACAAGCTGGGTAGAGACATTTTCAGTAGGCTTGTATACGGCTCAAGAGTTTCCTTGACAATAGGTCTTGTGGGCGTAAGCATAACCTTCCTTCTTGGCAGTCTAATAGGTGGCGTTTCTGGATACTTCGGCGGGAAAGTGGACACCCTCATAATGAGGCTAGTTGAGGTGCTTTTGGCAATACCTACCTTTTACCTTATGCTCTCCCTTAGGTCTGTTTTCCCTCTCACTATGGAGAGCTTTCAGGTTTTTCTGATGGTTATTTTTATCCTTTCCTTTCTTGGATGGGCTGGGCTTGCGAGGGTTGTAAGGGGTATGGTTCTCTCCATAAGGGAGAAGGAGTTTGTCCAATCCGCAAAGACTTACGGTGCAGGGACGCTCAGAATACTAAGGGTCCACATCTTGCCAAACGCTTACTACTACCTTATAGTTTCCGCAACCCTTTCTTTCCCAGGATACATCTTGGCAGAAGCCTCTTTGAGCTTTCTGGGTTTGGGCATTCAAGAACCTTTTCCCAGCTGGGGCAACATGCTTTCTGATGCAAGAAATGTAAACCTCGTGGTAGCACACCCATGGATACTCTCTCCAGGTATTGCACTCTTTCTCCTTGTCATAGCCTTTAACCTTCTCGGAGATAATCTCCTAAGGAGTGGCAAAGGATGA
- a CDS encoding dihydroorotate dehydrogenase electron transfer subunit yields the protein MKDLLCKVVENRNVRGRLFLLKLHAPEIAKSVKAGQFVMLRVSNSLDPMGRRAFAVADVRGENILIFYDLLGRGTRLLSKIKEGEAIWTLGPLGKGLFSEEGEKHLLLGGGVGLAGLSLWGKELRAKGKKVVFVYAGRSEEHLGMEEWLKEEGFEYILYTEDGSKGRKGLITEVLKDFDSSWIVHACGPKGMLRALKNLNTKHKMYFSLESRMACGWGVCLGCVVKTPEGYKRVCYEGPVLPAEEVLF from the coding sequence ATGAAGGATTTGCTTTGCAAGGTGGTGGAAAATCGCAATGTAAGGGGAAGACTGTTTCTTCTTAAGCTCCATGCACCAGAAATCGCAAAGTCCGTTAAAGCTGGGCAGTTTGTGATGCTTAGGGTTTCTAATAGCCTTGACCCTATGGGAAGAAGAGCTTTTGCAGTGGCGGATGTAAGAGGTGAAAATATCCTTATCTTCTACGACCTCTTGGGAAGAGGAACAAGGCTGTTGTCTAAAATAAAGGAGGGAGAAGCGATTTGGACCCTTGGTCCTCTTGGTAAAGGGCTTTTTTCTGAGGAGGGCGAAAAGCATCTACTTCTTGGTGGTGGTGTGGGGCTTGCAGGGCTTAGCCTATGGGGCAAGGAGCTTAGAGCAAAGGGCAAAAAGGTTGTCTTTGTTTATGCGGGCAGGTCTGAGGAGCATTTGGGTATGGAAGAGTGGCTAAAGGAAGAGGGCTTTGAATACATACTCTACACAGAGGATGGAAGCAAGGGCAGGAAGGGTCTTATAACGGAAGTGCTAAAGGACTTTGACAGCTCTTGGATTGTCCATGCCTGCGGACCAAAGGGCATGCTGAGGGCTTTGAAGAATTTAAACACTAAGCATAAAATGTATTTCTCCCTTGAAAGTAGGATGGCATGCGGATGGGGCGTGTGTCTTGGATGTGTGGTGAAAACTCCTGAAGGCTACAAAAGGGTTTGCTACGAGGGTCCAGTTTTGCCTGCGGAGGAGGTGCTTTTCTGA
- a CDS encoding riboflavin synthase — protein MFTGLVERVGRVEALRGGRLVLDAGFEDVVVGESIAVNGVCLTVVKIDRNILEFDLSEETLSRSNLRFLKRGDYVNLERALRPSDRLGGHILQGHVDFTSPIVKLQRTGEHWSLIVEIKPGYEMYFVEKGSVGIDGISLTINKVERRFIYINVIPHTYQNTNLRFRKVGDMVNVEVDIIGKYVVNYLQRLKGGNLQNLLDNLL, from the coding sequence ATGTTTACGGGTCTTGTGGAGAGAGTGGGTAGGGTAGAAGCTCTAAGGGGAGGAAGGCTTGTTTTAGATGCAGGCTTTGAGGATGTGGTGGTTGGAGAGAGTATAGCGGTCAACGGCGTATGTCTTACAGTGGTAAAGATTGACCGCAATATTTTGGAGTTTGACCTATCTGAAGAAACGCTAAGCAGGAGCAATCTGAGGTTTTTAAAAAGAGGAGATTATGTAAACTTGGAAAGGGCTCTTAGACCCTCTGACAGGCTCGGAGGACACATCCTGCAGGGGCATGTGGACTTTACATCTCCCATAGTTAAACTGCAAAGAACTGGAGAACACTGGTCTTTAATTGTTGAAATAAAACCTGGTTATGAAATGTATTTCGTAGAAAAGGGCTCTGTAGGTATAGACGGCATAAGCCTTACAATAAACAAAGTTGAGAGACGGTTTATATACATAAATGTGATACCGCATACCTATCAAAATACCAACCTAAGGTTTAGAAAAGTAGGAGATATGGTAAACGTGGAGGTAGACATAATAGGCAAGTATGTGGTAAACTACCTTCAAAGGCTAAAAGGTGGTAATTTGCAGAACCTTTTGGATAACCTATTATAA
- a CDS encoding EAL and HDOD domain-containing protein, protein MNVVCKQAIYNREGKIAFYEVFLQDRSTGAYPKDFDPLKATSIAIDVLTEIGPQKVGNGKLVFVNVPAIFLEASMFDLLSPQYVGIELVENKRLSNTLFEAIDILIKRGFKFCIDDFGFEKIDYLPLLNKCHFVKIDIRNNPYKEEELREVISILKNLKRGIIVKNIETKQDYEKAYELGFEYFQGIYLSRPALVKDTRTISFLKSTILQIYNAIKSKDIKKVIEVIEKDVGVTYKLLKFVNSAYFPKAREFSNVEDAVVYLGLENIAKFTIVLALSDMFVEEKEKELWRKALFRASLGEKIAEINSKDMKDKAYLMGLFSLSWEILGQKPEDIARALLLDREIVEAYENRLSLLGFILSLIDLLEDNRDEQTVNKVAKVLGTSPENIKKILEEARLEAEKFVS, encoded by the coding sequence ATGAACGTGGTATGTAAACAAGCAATATACAACAGAGAGGGAAAGATAGCCTTTTACGAGGTCTTTCTTCAAGATAGAAGCACCGGTGCATACCCAAAGGATTTTGACCCCCTTAAGGCTACAAGTATAGCTATAGATGTGCTTACTGAAATAGGACCTCAGAAGGTGGGAAATGGTAAGTTAGTTTTTGTGAACGTGCCAGCTATATTTCTTGAGGCTTCCATGTTTGACCTACTCTCTCCCCAGTATGTGGGTATAGAGCTTGTTGAAAACAAAAGACTAAGCAACACACTCTTTGAAGCTATTGATATTCTTATAAAGCGGGGCTTTAAATTCTGCATAGATGATTTTGGCTTTGAAAAAATAGACTACTTGCCACTTCTCAATAAATGCCACTTTGTTAAGATAGATATAAGGAATAATCCCTACAAAGAGGAAGAATTGAGAGAGGTGATAAGCATATTAAAAAACCTAAAAAGAGGCATAATAGTTAAGAATATAGAAACCAAGCAGGATTATGAAAAGGCTTATGAGCTTGGCTTTGAATATTTTCAGGGAATTTATCTCTCAAGACCTGCATTGGTTAAGGATACGAGAACCATATCCTTTCTTAAATCAACTATACTGCAGATATATAACGCTATAAAATCCAAAGATATAAAGAAAGTTATTGAGGTTATAGAGAAGGATGTGGGTGTAACATACAAGTTACTTAAGTTTGTAAACTCAGCCTATTTCCCAAAGGCGAGAGAGTTCAGTAATGTGGAAGATGCAGTTGTCTACCTTGGACTTGAAAACATTGCCAAGTTTACAATAGTGCTCGCCCTTTCTGATATGTTCGTAGAGGAAAAAGAAAAGGAACTTTGGAGGAAAGCCCTTTTCAGGGCAAGTCTCGGTGAGAAGATTGCGGAGATAAACTCAAAAGATATGAAGGATAAGGCTTACTTAATGGGCTTGTTTTCTCTATCGTGGGAGATACTAGGGCAGAAGCCAGAGGATATAGCAAGAGCTTTGCTCCTTGACAGAGAAATAGTTGAAGCCTACGAAAACAGGTTGAGCCTTCTTGGGTTCATACTCTCTCTTATAGACCTTTTGGAAGACAACAGAGATGAGCAAACCGTAAACAAAGTGGCAAAGGTTTTGGGAACCTCACCAGAGAATATAAAGAAAATACTGGAAGAAGCAAGGCTTGAGGCTGAGAAGTTTGTTTCTTAA
- the ccsB gene encoding c-type cytochrome biogenesis protein CcsB, whose protein sequence is MKEITFERERARSFGFLLWLTILLLGGLLGTIKFDNTFWYKSATLAYALSSVVYVSTLFLRDRLVQNVATLSLSLGLALNLAGMVRRTIQTYELGVPHPPWSNLFEALTFWSFVVGFIYLFLERKYGIRLLGAVVVPAVFGLSAFAIFYASKDIVPLMPALRSYWLYLHVVTAFTGYAGFTVGFGGAVLYLLKDKYPRLPLPSREVLDEITYKSIVIVFPIWTASIILGAAWANEAWGGYWSWDPKEVWSLIVWLFFGAYLHARQMLGWKGKRTAWMVVFGFITVLICFFAVNLFFPGLHSYATD, encoded by the coding sequence ATGAAAGAAATAACCTTTGAGAGAGAAAGAGCAAGGTCCTTTGGTTTTCTTCTGTGGCTCACCATATTGCTACTTGGTGGGCTTCTTGGAACCATCAAGTTTGACAACACCTTTTGGTATAAGTCCGCAACGCTCGCTTATGCTTTGTCTTCTGTAGTTTATGTTAGCACCCTTTTTCTTAGAGACAGGTTGGTGCAGAATGTGGCAACTCTTAGCCTTTCACTGGGTCTTGCTCTGAACCTTGCAGGTATGGTAAGAAGGACCATTCAAACCTATGAGCTTGGTGTGCCCCATCCACCATGGAGCAATCTTTTTGAGGCACTTACCTTTTGGAGTTTTGTGGTAGGTTTTATATATCTTTTTCTTGAAAGAAAGTATGGTATAAGGCTACTTGGTGCGGTAGTAGTTCCTGCGGTTTTTGGGCTGTCCGCCTTTGCCATCTTCTACGCCTCCAAAGACATAGTTCCACTTATGCCGGCTTTGAGGAGCTACTGGCTCTATCTACATGTAGTTACCGCTTTTACAGGCTACGCGGGCTTTACAGTGGGCTTTGGCGGTGCGGTTCTGTATCTTTTGAAAGACAAATACCCAAGACTTCCCCTACCATCAAGGGAAGTTCTCGATGAGATAACCTACAAGTCCATAGTTATTGTTTTCCCCATATGGACCGCCTCTATAATACTGGGTGCTGCATGGGCAAACGAGGCCTGGGGTGGATACTGGAGTTGGGACCCCAAGGAGGTGTGGTCTCTTATAGTGTGGCTCTTCTTTGGAGCTTATCTGCACGCAAGGCAGATGCTGGGCTGGAAAGGAAAAAGAACCGCTTGGATGGTAGTTTTTGGCTTTATAACGGTGCTAATATGCTTCTTTGCGGTAAATCTCTTCTTTCCAGGGCTTCACAGTTACGCAACTGATTAA